The following proteins come from a genomic window of Rhodohalobacter sp. 614A:
- a CDS encoding sialidase family protein: MGFSKITRNKSKLPIIDISGEFDRHVVIAAGTEEIYQGHPTTLLMSDGKTMFAVWTKGHGGFSGPMARSNDSGLTWTRMDDQLPEGFQKHSNCPSIYRMVDFEGQERLWVFSAHPEMPRIMSDDGGKTWREMTPLGFKCVMTFSSVVKLKDGSYLGMYHRGPEGADHSPLVVLKSISKDGGMNWSEPVITAVVEDKDPCEPFVFRSPDHSELCCIMRDNTRSGLSLMMFSNDEGKTWSTPEETPWGLTGDRHKGLYTNDGRLMIAFRDMAPSSNTKGHFCAWVGTYEDIKKGRRGQYRVKLLHSYAGGDCGYPGMELLPDGTIAATTYIKYKPGKEQQSIISTRFKMSELDEMYTNQNK; encoded by the coding sequence TTGGGATTTTCTAAAATCACCCGGAATAAATCGAAATTACCCATTATAGATATATCTGGTGAATTTGATCGACATGTAGTAATCGCTGCCGGAACAGAGGAAATATACCAGGGACATCCAACAACCTTATTAATGTCGGATGGCAAAACGATGTTCGCAGTGTGGACGAAAGGTCACGGTGGATTTTCCGGCCCAATGGCACGAAGTAATGATAGCGGCCTGACCTGGACAAGAATGGATGATCAACTGCCTGAGGGTTTCCAAAAGCATTCCAATTGTCCGAGTATTTATCGGATGGTAGATTTTGAAGGTCAGGAACGGCTCTGGGTTTTTTCCGCCCATCCTGAAATGCCCAGAATTATGAGTGATGACGGTGGAAAAACCTGGCGCGAAATGACTCCGCTAGGATTTAAGTGCGTGATGACATTTAGCAGTGTGGTTAAACTGAAAGATGGAAGTTATCTCGGAATGTATCATCGCGGGCCAGAGGGTGCCGATCATTCTCCATTAGTGGTTTTAAAAAGTATCAGTAAGGATGGAGGGATGAACTGGTCTGAGCCTGTAATTACTGCTGTTGTGGAAGACAAAGATCCCTGTGAACCATTTGTATTTCGATCACCTGATCACTCCGAATTATGCTGCATTATGCGGGATAATACCCGAAGCGGCCTCAGTCTGATGATGTTCAGCAACGACGAAGGAAAAACGTGGAGTACTCCTGAAGAAACTCCATGGGGACTCACCGGAGATAGACACAAAGGACTATACACAAATGACGGCCGATTGATGATTGCTTTCCGGGATATGGCACCATCAAGCAATACAAAAGGACATTTTTGTGCATGGGTGGGAACGTATGAAGATATCAAAAAAGGCCGACGTGGTCAGTACCGTGTGAAACTGCTTCACAGTTATGCGGGTGGAGATTGTGGGTATCCCGGAATGGAATTATTACCGGACGGTACCATTGCGGCAACTACTTATATCAAATATAAACCCGGCAAAGAACAACAGTCTATCATAAGCACACGGTTTAAAATGTCTGAGCTGGATGAAATGTATACAAATCAAAATAAGTGA
- a CDS encoding sialidase family protein → MSHLHPKVIVFSFMFSGCFFSFIPQNSSAQNSSFISGEIANSTPSIVIPSPNDSRIAHLSWPKIIRTAKGNLVVAYSAGVGHNRGGSGPAVSVSRDNGKTFTPPKLLGYYPEDDERYKDAGNFALGTASDGAIILLAMAYSGNENNTIIGWRSEDEGSTWKPVNTDKIAQNKTGSIYGEILNVPNVGLVVFGHYRRPSTPSQGIYMSVSKDNGQTWGSPQTVTEQVYVEPAVTFSNGRFVGLFRNSASVGNNKYDLAVSDDLGKTWTISPSVIKIPEELEGVQPSPFITVSKKNPNKLFAIQSIRGDMENTRGRMYLWSAEVYELEWKNLGMIVTIDRQADHLHDWSYPWMTSLNEDEWLMVFYAGKGNGSNSIYGLTLRPDSH, encoded by the coding sequence ATGAGTCATCTTCATCCCAAAGTGATTGTCTTTTCATTCATGTTTTCAGGATGCTTTTTTTCTTTTATTCCTCAGAATAGTTCAGCTCAGAATTCTTCCTTTATTAGCGGAGAAATCGCCAATAGTACCCCTTCAATCGTCATACCATCTCCGAATGATTCCCGGATTGCACATCTTTCGTGGCCTAAAATAATTCGAACTGCTAAAGGAAATCTAGTAGTTGCATATAGTGCTGGTGTTGGCCATAACCGAGGTGGTTCAGGACCAGCCGTTTCTGTTTCCCGGGATAATGGTAAAACATTTACGCCACCCAAGTTGCTGGGATATTATCCTGAAGATGACGAGCGTTATAAAGACGCAGGAAATTTTGCTCTTGGAACTGCATCCGATGGAGCTATTATTCTCCTGGCAATGGCGTATAGTGGAAACGAAAATAATACTATTATTGGCTGGCGTTCAGAAGATGAAGGAAGCACATGGAAACCTGTGAATACCGATAAAATCGCCCAGAATAAAACAGGATCTATTTATGGAGAGATTTTAAATGTACCTAACGTTGGTTTAGTTGTTTTCGGTCATTACCGCCGCCCAAGTACACCTTCGCAAGGTATTTATATGTCCGTTTCCAAAGATAACGGGCAAACCTGGGGCTCCCCTCAAACGGTTACCGAGCAGGTATATGTAGAGCCGGCAGTTACATTTTCGAATGGCCGGTTTGTCGGATTGTTCAGGAACTCTGCAAGCGTAGGAAATAATAAATATGATTTGGCGGTATCGGATGATCTGGGAAAAACATGGACAATTTCACCGTCTGTTATCAAGATTCCTGAAGAGCTTGAAGGAGTGCAGCCCAGCCCTTTTATAACTGTGTCGAAAAAAAATCCGAACAAATTATTTGCCATTCAATCCATTCGGGGAGATATGGAGAATACCCGCGGGCGAATGTATTTGTGGTCGGCCGAGGTATATGAACTGGAATGGAAAAACCTTGGAATGATTGTGACCATAGACCGCCAGGCTGATCATCTGCATGATTGGTCGTACCCTTGGATGACATCCCTCAATGAAGATGAATGGCTGATGGTTTTCTATGCAGGAAAAGGTAACGGATCTAACTCCATTTATGGATTGACGCTTCGTCCGGATTCACATTAA
- a CDS encoding sodium:solute symporter family transporter, with protein sequence MKEKFLSLFTLLYVLLPISADIYAQNASSENIQSIPRVDGTFDWKKIDISTPTFRITGSFTAFFKNQLIVAGGYDQDEQSFTDAIHVYNHLSNQWETLDIKLHEKAGYGSTSVADGRVYFLGGMSTEGVSKKVSYLEYDELTNSWKTESIADLPKAVALTGSCVFNNNIYLAGGISHPDSTPLSDFYRYSSNSNSWEKLQSLSENPGQSPSLVVQNNGEKDLLYLFSTAERDRSVLMSYDFSSGNWKKGTSPPVSLSRPAGVAKNSFNLFFLPRQKINIFDKESSTEPVSNLGLIYHTITNNWMVVENPDITSATTLFADESGLTLLQNSGGNLSFHMVNSPDEGYSLRFLDLLSFIIYIALLLYIGYWFSQRSNDTEDYFRGGKRVPAWAAGISIIATKLSAVTFMSIPAKVFATDWLYILIPLNGLFLAYFVVKVVLPFFHRLNITSAYEYLERRFNVVVRFLGSLSYLLWEISRIGILLLLPAIVISVVLQIDIYLCIALIGIVATLYTLLGGIEAVVWTDVLQVLIMFGGIVLALIIMIYKTDGTIPELIQTAASQHKLRVFDFNFDFTTATVWVIMIGWIGRIQEYVSTQSIVQRFVTVKDEREAGKSMWISAIVVLPIIVFFYLAGTGLFLFYQEFPQALDPNLEQLDAILPYFVITQLPAGIAGLVIAAIFAAAMSSLDSGIHSMSTVITTDWYRRFSSNYTEKQSLKLAKYLVVILGIFGTVSAMLMAGLPIQSLFDQLMLIMGLFGGGLAGMFLLGMLSKRANTTGVLIGFFVSAFVQYAVSFHTNIHFLLYSVTGLASCFVIGYIASTFSPTKGSNNQEYTVYGLLKN encoded by the coding sequence ATGAAGGAAAAATTTTTATCGCTGTTCACTCTTTTGTATGTACTTCTGCCCATTTCAGCCGATATATATGCTCAGAATGCATCATCAGAAAACATACAATCCATTCCCCGGGTTGACGGTACATTTGACTGGAAAAAGATAGATATCTCCACTCCTACTTTTCGTATCACTGGCTCGTTTACCGCTTTCTTCAAAAATCAACTGATCGTAGCCGGTGGATATGATCAGGATGAACAATCATTCACAGATGCAATCCATGTATACAACCACCTCTCAAACCAATGGGAAACGTTAGATATAAAACTTCACGAAAAAGCAGGTTATGGATCTACATCGGTGGCTGACGGTAGAGTTTATTTTCTCGGAGGGATGAGTACAGAAGGTGTCAGTAAAAAAGTCTCTTATTTAGAATATGATGAACTCACCAACTCATGGAAAACAGAATCAATCGCAGATTTACCGAAAGCTGTAGCTTTAACCGGCTCATGCGTCTTCAATAATAATATTTATCTGGCGGGGGGAATTTCTCATCCCGATTCTACCCCACTATCGGATTTTTACCGATACAGCAGTAATTCCAATAGTTGGGAAAAACTGCAATCTCTTTCTGAAAATCCGGGACAATCGCCCTCTCTGGTTGTTCAGAATAACGGTGAAAAAGATCTCCTTTACCTTTTCTCAACTGCTGAAAGGGATCGTTCTGTTTTGATGAGTTATGATTTCTCGTCGGGAAACTGGAAAAAAGGAACATCGCCACCGGTTTCTCTCTCACGACCGGCCGGAGTAGCAAAAAACAGTTTCAATCTCTTTTTCCTACCGCGTCAAAAAATTAACATTTTTGACAAAGAAAGCAGCACAGAGCCCGTGTCCAACCTCGGCCTCATTTATCACACCATCACAAATAACTGGATGGTTGTTGAAAATCCTGATATCACAAGTGCTACAACTTTATTTGCAGATGAGAGTGGGCTGACCCTGCTTCAAAATTCTGGCGGAAATCTCTCTTTTCATATGGTGAACTCTCCGGACGAAGGGTATAGTCTCCGGTTTTTAGACTTGCTCTCATTTATTATCTATATCGCTCTGCTTTTATACATCGGGTATTGGTTTTCCCAGCGTTCCAATGATACTGAAGATTATTTCAGGGGAGGTAAAAGAGTTCCGGCATGGGCTGCGGGAATCAGTATTATTGCCACAAAGTTAAGCGCCGTAACTTTTATGTCGATTCCTGCAAAAGTTTTTGCAACAGACTGGCTATACATCCTGATTCCTCTCAACGGATTATTCTTGGCCTATTTTGTTGTAAAAGTCGTTCTGCCATTTTTCCACCGGCTCAATATTACATCTGCTTACGAATATCTGGAAAGAAGATTTAATGTTGTGGTCCGTTTCTTGGGAAGCTTAAGCTATTTACTGTGGGAAATCAGCCGCATTGGAATTCTACTTCTACTTCCGGCCATTGTTATTTCTGTGGTTCTGCAAATTGATATTTATTTATGCATAGCGTTGATCGGAATTGTTGCCACACTTTATACACTTCTCGGGGGCATTGAAGCCGTAGTCTGGACAGATGTGTTACAGGTATTGATTATGTTCGGTGGAATTGTACTTGCGCTGATCATCATGATTTATAAAACAGATGGAACTATTCCGGAGCTAATTCAAACGGCTGCAAGTCAACATAAACTAAGAGTTTTTGATTTTAACTTTGATTTTACAACAGCAACCGTCTGGGTGATTATGATTGGCTGGATAGGCAGAATCCAGGAATACGTTTCCACTCAATCCATTGTTCAGAGATTTGTAACCGTGAAAGATGAACGTGAAGCGGGTAAAAGCATGTGGATTTCCGCCATTGTTGTACTTCCAATTATTGTATTCTTTTACTTAGCCGGAACAGGTCTGTTTTTGTTCTACCAGGAATTTCCTCAGGCTCTTGATCCCAACCTGGAACAGTTAGACGCTATTCTCCCCTATTTTGTGATTACTCAACTGCCGGCAGGTATTGCCGGGCTTGTAATTGCAGCTATTTTTGCGGCGGCCATGTCCAGCCTGGACAGCGGTATTCACAGTATGTCTACTGTGATTACTACAGATTGGTATAGACGATTTTCATCAAACTACACAGAAAAACAATCTTTGAAACTGGCCAAATACCTGGTTGTAATTTTAGGGATTTTCGGAACAGTTTCTGCGATGTTAATGGCCGGGCTGCCTATCCAGTCACTTTTTGATCAGCTTATGCTAATTATGGGATTGTTTGGAGGAGGATTGGCAGGTATGTTTTTATTGGGAATGCTGAGCAAACGGGCAAATACAACCGGCGTATTAATCGGTTTCTTTGTAAGTGCTTTTGTACAGTATGCTGTCAGTTTTCACACAAATATCCACTTTCTTTTGTACTCCGTTACAGGATTGGCTTCGTGCTTTGTAATCGGGTACATCGCCAGCACGTTTTCCCCCACAAAAGGTAGTAACAATCAGGAATATACTGTGTATGGCTTATTAAAAAACTGA
- a CDS encoding exo-alpha-sialidase, whose product MKIFKLLISIVLYVLLNDPIFGQSIFSRPGNLKVEPGSASHFNLEWTDQSEGEEGFIIERKKKDENYWAKIGFVPVNTTQFQAGGCLAESKYAFRVRAFKGSIYSEYSEIKSSTTLQYPNSQQSKVVESSTPRQGEGTMLKLANGDIQMYYNSISGMGDRDISQIARIVSSDEGKTWSDKEIIFHEDGVSLLHPSVVTFKGGKIGIAYSKMIKDVWTAFKVFRYSTNGGQTWSDETKVSGDFHEYTTGSHDRFVTLSNHLVVNVVHSVLPKGESRVKGKLLGTDLFASRDQGLTWFRLNDETIVNYENPYGLGEFGFYEASLVEYEPGKLVLFGRSATGFLLRSTSEDFGKTWSTPEKVGIQHPLAPARAELIPGTNKILLIHNPMKNLTSNRGIDDRYILASRISDDGGITWHHYKQLEYDGENQYSYPAILIDDNTVHIFHWKTGWDKETNNPTKTDLAYRELTLSFFTED is encoded by the coding sequence ATGAAAATATTTAAGTTATTGATAAGTATTGTTTTATATGTACTTCTAAATGATCCGATATTTGGACAGTCCATTTTTTCACGGCCTGGAAACTTGAAGGTTGAGCCGGGTTCTGCTTCTCACTTCAATTTGGAATGGACCGATCAATCCGAAGGGGAGGAAGGGTTTATCATCGAAAGGAAGAAAAAAGACGAAAACTATTGGGCAAAGATTGGTTTTGTACCGGTGAATACAACTCAATTTCAGGCAGGAGGTTGTTTGGCGGAATCTAAATATGCATTTCGTGTGAGGGCATTCAAAGGCAGTATTTACAGCGAATATTCCGAAATAAAAAGCAGTACAACTCTTCAATATCCGAATTCTCAGCAGAGCAAAGTTGTAGAGAGTTCAACACCCCGCCAGGGTGAAGGCACCATGCTGAAACTTGCCAACGGGGATATCCAGATGTATTACAACTCCATATCCGGCATGGGTGACAGAGATATTTCGCAAATTGCACGGATTGTAAGTTCAGACGAAGGGAAAACGTGGAGCGATAAAGAAATCATTTTCCACGAAGATGGGGTCTCTCTTTTACATCCGTCCGTTGTAACATTTAAAGGCGGTAAAATCGGGATTGCCTATTCAAAAATGATAAAAGATGTATGGACGGCATTCAAAGTTTTTCGGTATTCGACCAACGGAGGACAAACCTGGTCGGATGAAACCAAAGTGTCCGGCGATTTTCACGAATATACAACAGGCTCCCATGATCGCTTTGTGACGTTAAGTAATCACCTGGTGGTGAACGTTGTACACAGCGTGTTGCCGAAAGGGGAGTCCCGGGTAAAAGGGAAGCTGTTGGGAACAGATTTGTTTGCTTCGCGAGACCAGGGCTTAACATGGTTTCGGTTAAATGATGAAACCATCGTAAACTATGAAAATCCGTATGGACTGGGGGAATTTGGTTTTTATGAAGCGTCGTTAGTAGAGTATGAACCCGGAAAATTGGTTTTGTTTGGCCGAAGTGCGACCGGTTTTTTACTGAGGTCAACCTCAGAAGATTTTGGAAAAACATGGAGTACTCCGGAAAAAGTTGGGATTCAGCATCCATTGGCGCCCGCACGAGCTGAATTGATTCCCGGTACAAATAAAATTCTATTGATTCACAATCCCATGAAGAATTTAACAAGTAACCGGGGTATTGATGATCGATATATTCTTGCCTCAAGAATCAGTGACGATGGGGGGATTACCTGGCATCATTATAAACAGCTTGAGTACGACGGAGAGAACCAGTATTCCTATCCCGCAATTTTGATTGATGACAACACTGTTCACATCTTTCACTGGAAAACCGGCTGGGATAAGGAAACGAATAATCCCACAAAAACCGACTTGGCCTACCGAGAATTAACCCTCAGCTTTTTTACTGAAGATTAA
- a CDS encoding FAD-dependent oxidoreductase, protein MNDLKTEVLVVGAGAAGVSAAISAARKGAKTLLVEYNGFLGGISATLPWLGFHDREYRQVVKGLPGEYVSRLQKKSAASGYVFDPKCSSLVSVDNHSWKILAIQMAEEAGVDVMLHTHMVDTIRENDRIAGIVVEHKSGRQKIYADITIDCSGDGDVAARGGVAWEKGRTADGLVQAPTLVFRLGGLNKEEFVAGCQDKSLNYREWFAPFPDLWKKLQNNLNTTDVFVLGGFAGLMEKARKAGDLDIPQTRVVGVKVHQPDQVSIVMTRVLGLDPTDVNSLSTAYSKVYSQIPQIVSFFQKYIPGGKNCYLLEIAPMLGVRESRRIMGDYVLKADDLFEGKVFDDAVAMGGYHIDIHRPSGSWVESKNVVAYTIPLRSLIARGVDGLMMAGKCLSATHEAVASTRVIPICMAQGEAAGTAAGLAIKGNKSVREVSISKLHDQLDSQGAEFGQSIGRPNLEAIERYGQLPLEEPPTTGEKDQATENAEHWVQ, encoded by the coding sequence ATGAATGATTTAAAAACAGAAGTGTTAGTAGTTGGTGCTGGAGCGGCGGGTGTTTCAGCGGCCATTTCAGCGGCAAGAAAGGGTGCGAAAACGTTATTGGTGGAATACAATGGATTTTTAGGAGGCATCTCTGCCACACTTCCTTGGCTGGGATTTCATGACCGGGAATACAGGCAGGTGGTAAAGGGGCTGCCCGGCGAGTACGTTTCACGGTTGCAGAAAAAAAGTGCTGCATCCGGCTATGTATTTGATCCAAAGTGCAGTTCGTTGGTCAGTGTGGATAACCATTCCTGGAAAATCCTTGCCATTCAAATGGCGGAAGAAGCCGGTGTGGATGTGATGCTTCATACACATATGGTCGATACTATCCGTGAGAATGATCGTATTGCTGGAATCGTCGTTGAACATAAATCAGGCCGACAAAAAATTTATGCAGATATAACCATTGATTGCAGTGGCGATGGAGATGTAGCTGCAAGAGGTGGAGTAGCGTGGGAAAAAGGGAGAACGGCAGACGGTCTTGTTCAGGCTCCTACGCTTGTGTTTAGGTTAGGTGGCTTGAATAAAGAAGAATTCGTGGCAGGGTGCCAGGATAAATCATTGAACTACAGGGAGTGGTTCGCTCCTTTCCCGGATTTATGGAAGAAACTCCAAAACAATCTGAATACGACCGATGTATTTGTATTGGGTGGGTTTGCAGGATTAATGGAAAAAGCCAGAAAAGCCGGAGATCTTGATATTCCCCAAACAAGAGTGGTAGGAGTAAAAGTACATCAACCTGATCAGGTTAGCATTGTAATGACACGTGTATTGGGTTTAGATCCCACGGATGTGAATAGCCTGAGTACGGCTTACAGTAAAGTCTATTCCCAAATCCCACAAATTGTAAGTTTTTTTCAAAAATATATTCCGGGCGGAAAAAATTGTTATCTGCTTGAAATTGCTCCGATGCTGGGCGTGAGGGAAAGCCGAAGAATTATGGGTGATTACGTTCTCAAAGCGGACGATCTATTTGAAGGAAAAGTTTTTGATGATGCCGTGGCAATGGGCGGATATCATATTGATATTCATCGCCCATCCGGAAGTTGGGTTGAATCGAAAAATGTAGTGGCTTACACGATTCCGCTAAGAAGCTTAATTGCCAGAGGAGTGGATGGCCTGATGATGGCTGGAAAATGCCTGTCAGCAACCCATGAAGCGGTAGCTTCAACAAGGGTGATTCCCATCTGTATGGCCCAGGGAGAAGCCGCTGGAACTGCTGCCGGTCTTGCGATCAAAGGAAATAAATCTGTCCGGGAAGTTTCCATTTCAAAACTCCATGATCAGCTTGATAGCCAGGGAGCTGAATTCGGTCAATCTATCGGAAGACCAAACCTTGAGGCGATTGAGAGGTATGGTCAACTTCCGTTGGAAGAACCTCCTACGACCGGAGAAAAAGATCAGGCAACTGAAAATGCAGAGCATTGGGTTCAATAA
- a CDS encoding FAD-dependent oxidoreductase, giving the protein MTNKRISYKSNISEFGEYDVVVCGGGPSGCAAALSAGRAGLKTLLIESMGQLGGMAVTGLVSQWLGGRTQEGEWVVGGIFKELAEEATSKNHALLPLLNHDEKYHPFGWYDWFIHGIPLDPFSVDMFLDEKMEEAGVDVLLHTQIVDVMTKNNIITHVVVFNRSGLIAVPARAVIDATGNADVAARSGCETIKGRKEDGKMTPSSLIFHVYDVDQEELTQGIEKERDPKFRNLINQLKDQGEWNFPYDIFICTQLPQKGEFYINTIRLIGVDGTDGESISDGMKRGRKEIHELMRIFKKYFPGFKDAKIKAIAPQLGIRETRRIVGDFILTVEDLQTDKSFDDCIGFSMYGWDLPHPDKPSEQPFADDEVTGYKHKVTKGLSTPLPYRMMIPKPIKNLICPGRAVSVEGQVLGPVRVMAPCMAMGEAAGLASRQVIESAVSFGSINIQLLRNQLRENNAIVDREKLPPIYPRKDQV; this is encoded by the coding sequence ATGACTAACAAACGAATCAGTTACAAATCTAACATTTCAGAATTCGGGGAATATGATGTTGTAGTATGCGGAGGTGGTCCCTCCGGATGTGCAGCTGCTTTATCCGCCGGACGAGCCGGTTTAAAAACATTGCTCATTGAAAGCATGGGACAGCTGGGCGGAATGGCCGTTACAGGACTCGTTTCTCAATGGTTAGGTGGCAGAACCCAGGAGGGTGAATGGGTAGTTGGCGGCATTTTTAAAGAATTAGCTGAAGAAGCTACGTCGAAAAATCATGCGTTACTTCCGCTTCTAAACCATGATGAAAAATATCATCCGTTTGGATGGTATGACTGGTTTATTCATGGCATTCCTCTGGACCCATTTTCGGTGGATATGTTTTTAGACGAAAAAATGGAAGAAGCCGGTGTAGACGTTTTACTCCACACTCAAATCGTCGATGTAATGACGAAGAATAATATCATTACACATGTAGTGGTATTTAATCGGAGTGGCCTGATTGCTGTTCCGGCCAGGGCTGTGATTGATGCTACCGGAAATGCTGATGTGGCAGCCAGAAGTGGTTGCGAAACCATCAAAGGAAGAAAAGAAGACGGGAAAATGACGCCTTCGTCCCTGATATTCCATGTCTATGATGTTGACCAAGAAGAACTTACACAAGGCATTGAAAAAGAGAGAGATCCAAAGTTTCGAAACCTGATCAATCAACTTAAAGACCAAGGTGAATGGAATTTTCCATATGATATTTTCATCTGTACACAATTACCTCAGAAAGGGGAATTCTATATCAATACTATTCGCCTTATTGGTGTGGACGGAACGGATGGCGAGTCTATATCCGATGGGATGAAGCGAGGTAGAAAGGAAATCCATGAGTTAATGCGGATTTTTAAGAAATATTTTCCCGGTTTCAAGGATGCAAAAATTAAAGCGATTGCCCCGCAATTGGGTATCCGGGAGACCCGGCGAATTGTGGGCGATTTTATTTTGACAGTCGAAGATTTGCAGACAGATAAATCGTTTGATGATTGTATCGGATTCAGCATGTACGGATGGGATTTGCCTCATCCGGATAAACCCAGTGAGCAGCCTTTCGCCGATGATGAAGTAACAGGCTACAAACACAAAGTAACAAAGGGGTTGAGTACGCCGCTCCCATACAGGATGATGATTCCGAAGCCTATCAAAAACCTAATTTGTCCCGGCAGGGCGGTAAGTGTAGAAGGACAGGTTTTGGGGCCGGTTCGGGTGATGGCTCCATGCATGGCAATGGGTGAGGCGGCAGGTCTTGCAAGCCGGCAGGTAATAGAGAGTGCGGTCTCTTTCGGCTCGATTAATATCCAATTGCTTCGTAATCAATTAAGAGAAAACAATGCAATTGTAGACCGGGAAAAATTGCCCCCTATTTATCCCCGGAAAGATCAGGTTTGA